The genomic region AGCTCGCGCTCAAAGACTCGGAAATGGCGCGGCTGACGAAAGAGCGCAAGAAAGCGCTCGACGAGCTGACCGCCAGCCAGGAGCGTTACGCGCTGGTCACACGCAGCGCCAATGATGGCCTCTGGGACTGGAACCTCGCCACCAACGAGATGCAGTTCTGCGCCCGCTGGAAAGCCATGCTCGGCTACCGCGAAAACGAGATCGGCAACCGCCCGGACGAATGGCTCAAGCGCGTTCACCCGGACGATGTCGAGTCGTTGCAGACCCACATCACCTCGCACCTGCTGCACGTGACGCCGCGCTTTCAAAGCGAGCACCGCTTGCGCAACCGCGATGGCAGTTACCGCTGGGTGCTGACGCGCGGGCTGGCGATCTGGGATGCGCGCCGCGCCGTCTATCGCATGGCCGGCTCGCTGACAGACATCACCGAGCAGAAGGAAGCCGAGCAGCGGCTTCTGCATAACGCTTTCCATGACGTGTTGACGGGATTGCCGAACCGCGCGCTCTTCATGGATCGCCTGACGCGTTCGCTGGAGCGCGCCAAGAACAATGAAAACTATCTCTTCGCCGTCCTGTTTATCGACCTCGACCGCTTCAAGGTGGTCAATGACAGTCTCGGCCATCAGCTCGGCGATCAACTGCTGGTCGCTATCACCCGCCGGCTCGAAGCCTGTCTGCGCCCCGGCGATCTGGTGGCGCGCATGGGCGGCGACGAATTCGCCATCATTCTCGACCACCTCAAGCACGTCGACGATGCGACGCTGGCCGCCGAGCGCGTGCATAAGGAGATGAGCCAGCCGTTCAACCTCGACGGCCACGAAGTCTTCGCTTCCGTCAGCGTCGGCATCGCTCACAGCCTGACGCCTTACGATCAGGCGGAAGACTTTCTGCGCAACGCCGACACCGCCATGTACCGCGCCAAAGACCAGGGGCGCGGGCGCAGCGAGCTGTTCGACAAAGGCATGCACGCCAAGGCGGTGGCGCTGCTCGAACTGGAGACCGACTTGCGCCGCGCCATCCAGCGCGACGAGTTCAGCGTCTACTACCAGCCCATCGTGTCACTCGAAGACTGGCGCATCGCCGGGTTCGAGGCGCTGATCCGCTGGCAGCACCCGACGCAGGGCTTCATCCCGCCGGTGCAATTTATCCCTGTCGCCGAAGAGACCGGGTTGATCCTGCCCATCGGCGACTGGGTGATGCGGCAATCGTGCCGCCAGCTCCACGCCTGGCACCAGCAGTTCCCGATCAAGCCGCCGCTCACCGTCAGCGTCAACCTTTCCGGCAAGCAGTTCATGCAACCCGATCTCATCAAGCAGATCGAAGGCATCCTGGCCGAGACCGGCCTTGAAGCGTCGTGCTTGAAGATCGAGATCACCGAGAGCGCCATCATTGAAAACATCGATGCGGCGACCGAAATTCTGCGGCAGTTGAAATCGCTCGGCATCCGCATCCTGCTCGACGACTTCGGCACGGGCTACTCGTCGCTGTCGTACCTGCACCGCTTCCCGATTGACACGCTGAAGATTGACCGCTCGTTCGTCACCCGCATGCACATGCCGAAGAATGCCGAGATCGTCCGCACCATCGTCAGCCTTGCGGTCAACCTCGGCATGGACGTCATCGCCGAGGGCGTCGAATCGCGCGAGCAGGTGATTCAGCTTACCGGCCTCGGCTGCCAGTACGTGCAGGGCTATCTGCTGTCGAAGCCCGTGGACGCGCAATCCATGCGCGAGCTGATTCAGCAGACGCATCAGCAATCGCTCAACCAGTCGACAGCGCCGTTGACCGAAGACATCAGCGAGTCGGGCAAGCTCTCGAAGGCGCTGGCGGTCTTCCAGGGCACCAAGGAGTTGAGCCCCGTGGCGGGCACCGCCGAGGCGTTTAGCTTCGCCGAGTCCGAAGACAGCGGCCCGCGCGCCGTCGTCAAACAATTCGCCGAGGTCGTTCATTCGGTCGCCTCGATCAACGAAGAGGCGCAGCGCGCTTATAGCGAATTCGGCAACAACAGCAAGGACAACAACCGCCGCCGCACCGAGCGCTTCAAGCTGGCCATGCCGACGCGGGTTACGGGCTACGACAACGACAAAAACAAGTGGGACGAGATGACGCAGACCATCAACGTCAGCCGCACCGGCGTGCGCTTGCGTTTGCGCCGCCGCATGCAACAGGGCAACGTCGTCCACCTGATGCTGCCGCTGCCGGTTAAGCTGCGCAGTCACGGTTACTCGGATTCGACCTACAAAGTCTACGCGCTGGTCCGGCGGGTCGAGCCGGTCAAGGGCGGCGGTCAGATATTAGGTCTGGAGTTTCTGGGAGAGGAGCCGCCGAGCGGCTTTCTCGACCGACCGTGGGCGGTCTTCAATCTGAAGAACTGGAAGGGCGCCGAGCGTCGCCGCGAGAAGCGCATCGAGAAGCCGGAGATCGTGCGCATCGAATATCTCAGCGAAGAGATGCGCGCGGTCGGCGACGACACGGTCTTGACCGAAAACTACAGCCGCGGCGGCATGCGCGTGCGCTTGCAGGAGACGCCGCCGGAATTCTTCATCATCCGCGTTTATGGGCCGGGCAACGCCGAGCCGCGCATCGCCGTTGTGCGCAACCGCTACCTCGGCCCGGACAACTGCGAGCGCCTCTGCCTGAGCTACGTTGATCCGCACACGACGATGGGCGAATGAGCCGATTTTGGATTTTGGATTGAGGGAACCGGCGCGAACGCTCACTCTTTCAATCCAAAATCCAAAATCGCCGGCGCGTAGCGCCAAGCCATGAAAATCTAAAATCATTGCTCCTTCTGCCCGATGGCCTCTTTCATATACTTCACAAATTCGCTTTCCGGCTGCGCGCCGACAAACTCGACCGTGTCGTTAATGACGATCTTGGGGACGCCGCGCACCTGATAGCGCCGCGCCATATCGGGAAACTCCATCGCTTCGATGACGTCGGCGGTGACGTGCGAGCTTTCGACTGCCATCTCGTGGGCCAACCTGGCCGCTGCCGGGCAGTAGGGTCAGGTCGGCGTCGTGAAGACTTTAATATTGATGTCTTCGGTGAGCGAGCCGAGAAAGCTGCGGGTCGCCTCGGAAAGCTCGGTCGCGCCCTTCGACGCATCGATGATGTCGGCAATCAGCGCCGAAAACTCATAGCCCGACGGGATGCCGAAGAAGCGCACCCGGCCGCGCGCCGCGCCTTTCAAGACAAACGCCGGCACGCGGTCAATCCCATAAGCGGCGGCCTCGTCGCGCGC from Blastocatellia bacterium harbors:
- a CDS encoding thioredoxin family protein, whose product is MTFIADKDQQTIRQHFEAHLAGDVEMVLFTERESPIIVPRLQPCETCKDTEALLAEVAALSDQLTLTVHDLQAARDEAAAYGIDRVPAFVLKGAARGRVRFFGIPSGYEFSALIADIIDASKGATELSEATRSFLGSLTEDINIKVFTTPT
- a CDS encoding EAL domain-containing protein; this encodes MQARKNQSDGLPGAPLPKGEASRLALLRKLRIADEFKDLVQLAAELCDAPMACLSLVEAERVQYVSTVGLEIPPTPRDQSFCAWTILKPQLFIVPDAAKDVRFADAPYVANNPGIRFYAGFPILTDKDQAIGALAIFDRKPRHLSASQAAALRSLAAAIIAKCQLALKDSEMARLTKERKKALDELTASQERYALVTRSANDGLWDWNLATNEMQFCARWKAMLGYRENEIGNRPDEWLKRVHPDDVESLQTHITSHLLHVTPRFQSEHRLRNRDGSYRWVLTRGLAIWDARRAVYRMAGSLTDITEQKEAEQRLLHNAFHDVLTGLPNRALFMDRLTRSLERAKNNENYLFAVLFIDLDRFKVVNDSLGHQLGDQLLVAITRRLEACLRPGDLVARMGGDEFAIILDHLKHVDDATLAAERVHKEMSQPFNLDGHEVFASVSVGIAHSLTPYDQAEDFLRNADTAMYRAKDQGRGRSELFDKGMHAKAVALLELETDLRRAIQRDEFSVYYQPIVSLEDWRIAGFEALIRWQHPTQGFIPPVQFIPVAEETGLILPIGDWVMRQSCRQLHAWHQQFPIKPPLTVSVNLSGKQFMQPDLIKQIEGILAETGLEASCLKIEITESAIIENIDAATEILRQLKSLGIRILLDDFGTGYSSLSYLHRFPIDTLKIDRSFVTRMHMPKNAEIVRTIVSLAVNLGMDVIAEGVESREQVIQLTGLGCQYVQGYLLSKPVDAQSMRELIQQTHQQSLNQSTAPLTEDISESGKLSKALAVFQGTKELSPVAGTAEAFSFAESEDSGPRAVVKQFAEVVHSVASINEEAQRAYSEFGNNSKDNNRRRTERFKLAMPTRVTGYDNDKNKWDEMTQTINVSRTGVRLRLRRRMQQGNVVHLMLPLPVKLRSHGYSDSTYKVYALVRRVEPVKGGGQILGLEFLGEEPPSGFLDRPWAVFNLKNWKGAERRREKRIEKPEIVRIEYLSEEMRAVGDDTVLTENYSRGGMRVRLQETPPEFFIIRVYGPGNAEPRIAVVRNRYLGPDNCERLCLSYVDPHTTMGE